In Nitrosococcus oceani ATCC 19707, the following proteins share a genomic window:
- the nuoC gene encoding NADH-quinone oxidoreductase subunit C/D: protein MRSSLQQPTPPMAGFTPIAEILYHQFGEANFIRQETHDGVPTFWITKAQVSKILRYLKAELAPPYPMLYDLTAIDERVRTHRPGQPASDFTLVYHLLSFIRNEDLRLKVPLQGESPSLPTITPIWPAANWYEREVWDLFGINFEGHPHLSRILLPPTWQGHPLRKDHPARATEVDPFTLSEEKQAREQEALRFRPEDWGMRRASGSTDFMFLNLGPNHPSVHGVFRIVLQLDGEEIVDAVPDIGYHHRGAEKMGERQSWHTYIPYTDRIDYLGGVMNNLPYVLAVEQLAGIQVPERVKVIRVMLAELFRIASHLVFYGTFAQDVGQLSPVFYMFTDRERVFDIIEAICGGRMHPEWFRIGGVAQDLPRGWDDLIRDFLRYLPPRLAKYDKIAMNNRILKKRTQGVGSYTIAEAMEWGVTGPGLRACGLEWDFRKQRPYSGYEQFQFDIPVAQHGDCYDRCWVRIEEMRQSLRIIEQCLNHMPAGSYKADHPLTTPPRKERTMHDIETLISHFLSVSWGPVIPAGEACVGIEATKGNNSYYLISDGHTQPYRVRIRTPSFPHLQMIPLISRGSMVPDLIATLGSIDFVMADVDR from the coding sequence ATGAGGTCTAGCCTCCAGCAACCTACTCCGCCGATGGCCGGATTCACTCCCATTGCGGAGATTCTCTATCACCAATTTGGCGAAGCAAATTTCATCCGGCAGGAAACCCACGATGGGGTTCCCACCTTCTGGATAACCAAGGCACAAGTTTCTAAAATTTTACGGTACCTCAAAGCAGAACTGGCCCCCCCCTATCCCATGCTCTATGACCTAACGGCGATTGATGAGCGGGTTCGAACCCATCGGCCTGGCCAGCCAGCAAGCGATTTCACCCTGGTCTATCATCTTCTATCCTTTATCCGGAATGAGGATCTTCGCCTCAAAGTGCCCTTACAGGGAGAATCTCCCTCCTTGCCAACCATCACCCCCATTTGGCCCGCCGCCAACTGGTATGAGCGAGAAGTATGGGATCTTTTTGGAATCAACTTTGAAGGCCATCCCCATCTTAGCCGTATTCTCCTGCCACCGACCTGGCAAGGCCACCCATTGCGCAAGGATCACCCCGCCCGGGCAACCGAGGTAGACCCTTTTACCCTATCCGAGGAAAAACAGGCGCGGGAACAGGAAGCTCTGCGTTTTAGACCAGAAGACTGGGGGATGCGGCGGGCCTCCGGCAGCACCGACTTTATGTTCCTCAACCTTGGCCCCAACCATCCTAGCGTCCATGGAGTTTTCCGAATTGTCCTGCAACTGGATGGAGAAGAAATTGTCGATGCCGTGCCCGATATCGGCTATCACCACCGGGGCGCTGAAAAAATGGGGGAGCGCCAATCCTGGCATACCTATATTCCCTACACGGATCGGATCGACTACCTAGGGGGAGTGATGAATAACCTCCCCTATGTCCTGGCCGTCGAGCAGCTGGCCGGCATCCAGGTCCCAGAGCGGGTCAAGGTCATTCGGGTCATGCTGGCGGAACTCTTTCGCATCGCTAGTCATCTGGTGTTTTACGGCACTTTTGCCCAGGACGTGGGGCAGCTCTCCCCTGTTTTTTACATGTTCACGGATAGGGAACGGGTGTTTGATATTATCGAAGCCATCTGTGGGGGCCGAATGCACCCCGAATGGTTCCGTATCGGCGGTGTGGCCCAAGATCTACCCCGGGGTTGGGATGATTTGATCCGGGATTTTCTGCGTTATTTGCCACCACGCCTGGCTAAATACGACAAGATTGCCATGAATAACCGAATTCTTAAAAAACGCACCCAGGGTGTGGGAAGCTATACGATTGCCGAGGCCATGGAATGGGGAGTCACCGGGCCGGGCCTGCGCGCCTGTGGCCTGGAATGGGATTTTCGCAAACAACGCCCTTACTCCGGCTATGAACAATTCCAATTCGACATCCCCGTTGCCCAGCACGGAGACTGTTACGACCGATGCTGGGTACGAATCGAGGAAATGCGCCAGAGTCTGCGGATCATCGAGCAATGCCTCAACCATATGCCGGCAGGTTCCTACAAGGCCGATCACCCTCTGACCACCCCGCCACGGAAAGAACGCACCATGCACGACATTGAAACCCTGATCTCCCATTTCCTGAGCGTGAGTTGGGGGCCCGTGATTCCAGCGGGGGAAGCTTGCGTGGGCATTGAAGCCACCAAGGGTAACAATAGCTACTACCTGATTAGCGATGGCCACACGCAACCCTATCGGGTCCGCATCCGCACCCCTTCTTTTCCCCATCTCCAAATGATTCCCCTCATTAGCCGGGGATCGATGGTACCTGATCTGATTGCCACCCTGGGCAGCATCGATTTTGTGATGGCGGATGTAGACCGGTGA
- the nuoG gene encoding NADH-quinone oxidoreductase subunit NuoG: MAKIYIDNQEFEVEEQNSLLQTCLSLGFNLPYFCWHPALGSVGACRQCAVKQFKDDQDTQGRLVMSCMTPASDGARISIEDPEATAFRASVIEWLMTNHPHDCPVCEEGGECHLQDMTVLTGHTYRRFRFKKRTFTNQYLGPFLNHEMNRCIACYRCVRFYQDYAGGTDLQVFNTHHHVYFGRHEDGILDNEFSGNLAEVCPTGVFTDKPFSRHYSRKWDLRGAPSVCVHCSLGCNTNPNERYGRLKRTLNRYNHQVNGYFLCDRGRFGGDFVNSEQRLRQPRLHKTNGFQPEPVAQEQALQYLARLLSETKSIIGIGSPRASLEANFALRTLVGEEHFYSGLSGPEATLIATAAHILQNGPARIPSLQEVEQADAILVLGEDLLNTAPRLALSLRQAVRQKAWGIAEELHIPPWQDMSVREASQQQKSPLFMATSTATNLDELATHTYRGAPADLARLGFAVAHCLDPEAPAVPDLTPPQQALAESIAESLKKARRPLIISGVSSQNQALLEAAGNVAWALDHHRQHPAYLYLTLPECNSLGAHLLGGASLDKAFKAAAEGKVETAIILENDLYHQADQVAVETFLKQVKHVVVIDHLHHNTMAQAEIALPASTFAESDGTLVSSEGRAQRFFQVFVPENDIQESWRWLSKAMAAAGRKEGGWQRLDELTYACAGALNSLNSLGSITRAAPGAEFRIQGMRIPREPHRYSGRTAMTADLNVHEPRPPSDPDSPFSFSMEGYPRQPPSATIPYFWAPAWNSIQSVNKFQEEVGGPLRGGSPGARLIEPRPKAKIAYFTQIPSAFERRKEQWLVLPLHHIFGSEALSALAPAIAERVPAPYLALTPEDGAQLKLDSGDEVNLTLGGKIYRLPVRYQNALPPGTAGIPWGLPTLRGIISLPAWGQLSKGTP; the protein is encoded by the coding sequence ATGGCGAAAATCTATATCGACAACCAGGAGTTTGAAGTGGAGGAGCAAAACAGCCTCCTCCAGACCTGTCTGTCTTTGGGTTTCAATCTCCCCTATTTTTGCTGGCATCCGGCCCTGGGCTCCGTGGGCGCTTGCCGGCAATGCGCCGTCAAGCAATTTAAGGACGACCAAGACACCCAGGGACGCCTGGTCATGTCCTGCATGACACCGGCTAGCGATGGCGCCCGTATCTCCATCGAGGACCCTGAAGCCACCGCCTTCCGGGCCAGCGTGATTGAATGGCTCATGACTAATCATCCCCACGATTGTCCTGTTTGCGAGGAAGGGGGGGAATGTCATTTGCAGGATATGACCGTGCTGACGGGCCACACCTACCGCCGCTTTCGTTTCAAGAAACGAACCTTTACCAATCAATATCTGGGACCCTTTCTCAACCATGAGATGAATCGCTGCATTGCCTGCTATCGCTGCGTCCGCTTTTATCAGGACTATGCTGGCGGAACGGATCTCCAAGTGTTCAATACCCACCACCATGTCTATTTTGGCCGCCATGAAGACGGCATATTAGACAACGAGTTTAGTGGTAATTTGGCCGAAGTATGCCCTACCGGTGTTTTCACCGACAAACCTTTCAGCCGTCATTACAGCCGCAAGTGGGACCTGCGGGGCGCTCCCTCGGTGTGCGTCCATTGTAGCCTGGGCTGTAATACCAACCCCAATGAACGTTATGGCCGGCTAAAACGAACCCTCAATCGTTATAATCATCAGGTCAACGGCTATTTTCTCTGTGATCGGGGCCGTTTTGGCGGTGATTTCGTAAACAGCGAGCAGCGGCTCCGGCAACCACGCCTGCATAAAACGAACGGCTTCCAGCCGGAACCGGTTGCCCAGGAACAGGCGCTGCAATATTTGGCCCGCCTCCTTTCGGAGACAAAGAGCATTATCGGCATTGGCTCCCCCCGGGCTTCCCTAGAGGCCAATTTTGCCCTTCGTACCCTCGTGGGAGAGGAACACTTCTATTCTGGCCTGTCCGGGCCAGAAGCGACGCTCATCGCCACCGCCGCTCACATTTTACAAAATGGTCCCGCCCGGATACCTTCCTTACAGGAAGTAGAACAGGCCGATGCTATTTTGGTCTTGGGCGAGGATCTTCTCAATACCGCGCCGCGGCTGGCCTTGAGCCTGCGCCAGGCGGTTCGGCAAAAAGCATGGGGAATTGCGGAGGAACTTCATATTCCTCCCTGGCAGGATATGTCGGTTCGGGAAGCGTCCCAACAGCAAAAGAGCCCTTTATTCATGGCTACCTCCACCGCTACGAACCTAGATGAGCTTGCCACTCACACCTATAGGGGAGCCCCTGCGGATCTCGCCCGGCTCGGTTTTGCCGTCGCCCATTGCCTAGACCCGGAAGCACCTGCGGTGCCCGATCTCACCCCGCCCCAGCAGGCGCTGGCGGAGTCCATTGCTGAGAGTCTCAAAAAAGCCCGCCGGCCCCTGATTATCTCGGGCGTCAGCAGCCAAAATCAGGCGCTGCTCGAGGCAGCCGGGAATGTGGCCTGGGCTTTGGACCATCATCGGCAGCATCCCGCCTATCTCTACTTGACGCTGCCCGAATGTAATAGCCTTGGCGCTCATTTGCTAGGCGGCGCTAGCCTGGATAAAGCCTTCAAGGCAGCGGCGGAAGGCAAGGTAGAGACGGCTATTATCCTGGAGAACGATCTCTACCATCAAGCCGATCAAGTCGCTGTGGAAACTTTCTTGAAACAGGTAAAGCATGTGGTGGTCATCGACCATCTTCATCATAACACTATGGCCCAAGCGGAAATCGCGCTTCCCGCTAGCACTTTTGCCGAATCGGATGGCACCTTGGTGAGCAGCGAGGGCCGCGCCCAGCGATTCTTCCAGGTGTTCGTTCCAGAAAACGATATCCAGGAAAGCTGGCGCTGGCTAAGCAAAGCCATGGCTGCCGCTGGACGCAAGGAGGGCGGTTGGCAACGTCTAGATGAGCTCACCTACGCCTGCGCTGGCGCCCTCAACTCTCTGAACTCCCTGGGGAGCATCACCCGCGCGGCGCCAGGGGCGGAATTTCGTATCCAGGGAATGCGAATCCCCCGCGAACCCCACCGCTACAGCGGCCGCACCGCCATGACCGCTGACTTGAATGTCCATGAACCTAGGCCGCCAAGCGATCCCGACTCGCCCTTTTCCTTCTCCATGGAGGGATACCCTAGGCAACCCCCGTCCGCAACCATTCCCTATTTTTGGGCCCCCGCCTGGAATTCCATCCAGTCAGTCAACAAATTTCAGGAAGAAGTGGGCGGGCCCTTGCGGGGAGGTTCTCCGGGCGCCCGCTTGATTGAACCCAGGCCAAAAGCAAAGATTGCCTACTTTACCCAGATTCCTTCCGCCTTTGAGCGCCGCAAGGAACAATGGCTAGTCCTACCCCTTCATCATATTTTTGGCAGTGAGGCGCTAAGCGCACTGGCACCAGCCATCGCCGAGCGCGTCCCGGCCCCTTATCTAGCCCTTACCCCAGAAGATGGGGCTCAACTTAAACTGGACTCCGGCGACGAAGTCAACCTCACCCTAGGGGGAAAAATCTACCGCCTGCCGGTTCGCTACCAAAACGCTCTACCCCCGGGAACGGCAGGGATTCCCTGGGGTCTTCCCACCTTGAGGGGCATCATCTCTTTGCCTGCCTGGGGCCAACTTTCCAAGGGGACGCCATGA
- a CDS encoding intradiol ring-cleavage dioxygenase translates to MKITGCNLSRRRMLLLTGVTAASLVMGKRVSGQSMPRTPTQTPLKRAMVVMPSCVVRPQQTEGPYFVDEKLNRSDIRFEPSDHSMKKGVPLRLVFRVSQLEGNVCTPLKGAIVDVWQCDALGVYSGFQDINGLFDTRGKKFLRGYQITDAIGKAEFVTIYPGWYPGRTVHIHFKIRTDSASPQGHEFTSQLYFHDSITDRVHAQAPYATKGRRNSSNEDDRIFQRGGSELILPLARETAGYVGTFDIGLQMT, encoded by the coding sequence ATGAAGATAACAGGATGTAATCTTAGCCGGCGACGGATGCTCCTTCTAACCGGGGTAACGGCCGCATCACTGGTGATGGGAAAACGTGTGAGTGGACAATCCATGCCTAGAACCCCAACGCAAACACCGCTCAAGCGGGCAATGGTGGTAATGCCTTCCTGCGTGGTGAGACCCCAGCAAACGGAAGGGCCCTATTTCGTAGATGAGAAGCTCAACCGTTCCGACATCCGGTTCGAGCCATCGGACCATTCGATGAAAAAAGGGGTTCCGCTGCGCTTAGTATTTCGTGTCTCCCAGCTAGAGGGGAATGTATGCACGCCCTTAAAAGGTGCAATAGTGGATGTTTGGCAATGTGACGCGCTAGGGGTTTACTCGGGTTTTCAGGATATCAACGGGTTATTCGATACCCGGGGGAAGAAGTTTTTGCGGGGATATCAAATAACGGATGCTATTGGGAAAGCCGAGTTTGTTACTATTTATCCGGGGTGGTATCCGGGCAGGACGGTCCATATCCATTTCAAGATTCGCACCGATTCCGCTTCGCCACAGGGCCATGAGTTTACCTCGCAGCTTTACTTCCATGACTCCATCACTGATCGAGTACATGCGCAGGCGCCCTACGCCACGAAAGGGCGGCGTAATTCGAGCAACGAAGACGATCGCATTTTCCAGCGGGGTGGCAGCGAGCTGATACTCCCGTTAGCCAGGGAGACAGCAGGCTATGTTGGAACATTCGATATCGGACTTCAGATGACTTGA
- a CDS encoding efflux RND transporter periplasmic adaptor subunit, translating to MARLILLMTCLLGGLVNMSAVLAQPQTPPPSVMVSEVHKRDITPTLELLGRVEARDEVALRARIEGVLEQRNFEEGGLVEQDQLLFVIEKRPFEVQVQQAKAELASAQASLKNAQANLRRLQELHDRKLVSAADLDTAQAEASIAEANVFKAQAALEGAELSLSYTEIRSPIRGRISGATYSVGNLVGPGSEPLATVFSFDPIHVSLAVSDKVLLNARQQGIIASGDPPVAPSLVLSDGSLYPKRGRFDYLAPEVDRSTDTVQVWALFPNSKEILLPGQFVNVLIRRKQPITALIVPQTAVQQDKQGFFVLVVNRANQVEVRRIVTDRQVGNDWVVESGLAAGDRVIVQGVQKVRPNMSVNPVTADEP from the coding sequence ATGGCTAGACTTATCTTGCTGATGACTTGCCTGCTGGGCGGTCTGGTCAATATGTCTGCCGTGCTCGCACAACCCCAAACACCGCCGCCCAGCGTTATGGTCAGCGAAGTGCATAAACGCGATATTACTCCCACCCTTGAGTTACTAGGTCGGGTTGAGGCACGGGATGAAGTAGCCTTGCGGGCGCGTATCGAGGGTGTACTGGAGCAGCGTAACTTTGAAGAAGGCGGTTTGGTGGAGCAGGATCAGCTGTTGTTTGTCATCGAGAAACGGCCCTTTGAGGTTCAGGTGCAACAGGCAAAGGCCGAACTCGCCTCCGCCCAAGCTAGTTTGAAAAATGCCCAGGCTAACTTGAGGCGATTGCAGGAGTTGCATGACCGCAAACTGGTATCGGCTGCGGATCTGGATACCGCTCAGGCCGAAGCCAGTATCGCTGAAGCCAATGTATTCAAGGCTCAAGCGGCGCTGGAGGGCGCTGAGCTAAGCTTAAGTTATACCGAAATTCGCAGTCCGATTCGTGGGCGCATCAGTGGAGCGACTTACAGCGTGGGTAACCTGGTCGGCCCAGGTAGTGAACCATTGGCGACTGTATTTAGCTTTGATCCTATCCACGTCAGCCTAGCGGTCAGCGATAAAGTGCTGCTCAATGCCCGTCAGCAAGGGATTATTGCCTCCGGCGATCCCCCCGTCGCACCGTCCCTGGTGCTCTCCGACGGCAGTTTGTATCCTAAGCGGGGGCGATTTGACTATCTTGCCCCGGAAGTTGATCGCAGTACCGATACCGTCCAGGTGTGGGCGCTGTTCCCCAATTCCAAAGAAATTTTGCTACCGGGCCAGTTCGTCAACGTGCTGATTCGCCGGAAACAGCCGATCACCGCATTGATAGTGCCCCAGACGGCGGTGCAACAAGATAAGCAGGGATTTTTTGTCCTTGTGGTCAATCGCGCCAATCAGGTCGAGGTGCGCCGTATTGTCACTGACCGCCAGGTGGGCAACGACTGGGTTGTCGAGTCCGGTTTGGCCGCCGGTGACCGGGTCATCGTCCAGGGGGTGCAGAAAGTACGGCCTAATATGTCCGTCAATCCGGTCACTGCAGACGAACCCTGA
- the nuoF gene encoding NADH-quinone oxidoreductase subunit NuoF — MNRKPMATPLTQNITPHREPPDLKQYAQAGGYQGLQRAIKTLTPQEVLQEVKESNLRGRGGAGFPTGLKWSFVPRGDDAPRPKYLIANADEMEPGTFKDRLLMEGDPHQLLEGMILASYAIQAEVAYIFLRAEYWLAAQRLKKAIAEAYQVNYLGKNLLGSTFSLELHLHTSAGRYICGEETALLNALEGKRAIPRAKPPYPQVSGLWGQPTVVNNVETLCNVPHIIARGAAWYQNLSRSEDGGTKIYGASGRVKHPGAWELPMGTPIREILEEHAGGMKDGFQLRGFLPGGASTDFLTEEHLEVPMDYDSVQAAGSRLGTGSLIILDDRTCPVDMVRNLEHFFAQESCGWCTPCRDGLPWVEKILLGIEQGQGQPEDLEYLMMHTRLLGPGHTFCAHAPGAMEPLQSALKYFKTDFEQHIHQQRCPFK; from the coding sequence ATGAACAGAAAACCCATGGCCACGCCCCTTACTCAAAATATTACGCCCCATCGGGAACCGCCGGATCTCAAGCAATACGCGCAAGCCGGAGGATATCAAGGTCTCCAACGGGCGATCAAAACCCTAACGCCCCAAGAAGTGCTGCAAGAAGTTAAAGAGTCTAACCTGCGAGGCCGGGGCGGGGCTGGCTTTCCCACCGGCCTCAAGTGGAGTTTTGTGCCTAGGGGAGACGATGCGCCCCGCCCCAAATACCTGATCGCCAATGCCGATGAAATGGAACCGGGCACCTTCAAGGATCGCCTGCTTATGGAAGGCGATCCCCACCAATTACTGGAGGGGATGATCCTAGCCAGCTATGCCATCCAGGCAGAGGTAGCCTACATTTTTTTACGAGCGGAATACTGGCTAGCCGCGCAACGTCTTAAAAAGGCCATCGCCGAGGCTTATCAGGTGAACTACCTGGGTAAAAATCTCCTCGGATCGACGTTTAGTTTGGAACTTCATCTTCATACCAGCGCTGGCCGTTACATCTGCGGGGAGGAAACCGCCCTGCTCAATGCTCTGGAAGGCAAGCGGGCGATTCCCCGCGCCAAACCCCCCTATCCCCAAGTTAGCGGTTTGTGGGGCCAGCCTACCGTTGTGAACAATGTGGAAACCCTCTGCAATGTTCCCCATATTATCGCTCGGGGCGCGGCCTGGTACCAAAATCTCAGCCGGAGCGAGGATGGCGGTACCAAAATTTATGGGGCCAGCGGCCGGGTTAAACATCCTGGGGCATGGGAATTGCCCATGGGCACACCTATCCGTGAAATTCTGGAGGAACATGCCGGCGGCATGAAGGACGGTTTTCAACTCCGGGGCTTCTTGCCTGGCGGTGCTTCCACGGATTTTCTCACCGAAGAACACCTGGAGGTCCCCATGGACTACGACTCAGTACAGGCCGCCGGTAGCCGGCTTGGCACCGGCAGCCTCATTATTCTCGATGACCGGACCTGTCCGGTGGATATGGTGCGCAACCTGGAGCACTTCTTTGCCCAAGAATCCTGCGGCTGGTGCACCCCCTGCCGGGACGGCCTGCCTTGGGTGGAGAAGATTTTACTGGGAATCGAACAGGGCCAAGGCCAACCCGAGGATTTAGAATACCTGATGATGCACACCCGCCTGCTGGGGCCTGGCCATACCTTCTGTGCCCATGCCCCCGGCGCCATGGAACCTCTCCAAAGCGCCTTGAAATATTTCAAAACTGACTTCGAGCAGCATATCCATCAGCAACGCTGTCCGTTCAAATAG
- the nuoI gene encoding NADH-quinone oxidoreductase subunit NuoI — MLSPLKNISLGSELKSLWTVFLHLFQPKATIQYPEERPYIPPRWRGRIILSRDPDGEERCVACNLCAVACPVDCIALQKTEDEQGRWYPEFFRINFSRCIFCGFCEEACPTYAIQLTPDFEMGEYERPNLVYEKEDLLINGTGKYPDYNFYRVAGMAIGGKTKGEAENEESPVDVRSLMP, encoded by the coding sequence ATGTTGAGTCCATTGAAAAATATTTCCCTAGGCAGTGAACTAAAAAGCCTCTGGACCGTGTTTCTCCATCTCTTCCAGCCCAAAGCCACGATCCAATATCCCGAGGAGAGACCCTATATCCCACCCCGTTGGCGAGGGCGCATTATCCTCTCCCGGGACCCGGATGGGGAGGAACGCTGCGTTGCCTGTAATTTATGCGCCGTCGCCTGCCCGGTGGATTGCATCGCCCTCCAGAAAACAGAAGACGAGCAGGGCCGCTGGTATCCCGAATTTTTCCGCATTAATTTTTCCCGCTGTATTTTTTGCGGTTTTTGCGAAGAAGCCTGTCCCACCTATGCCATTCAGCTCACCCCGGATTTTGAAATGGGAGAATACGAGCGGCCAAATTTAGTATACGAAAAAGAAGATTTGCTCATCAATGGTACGGGGAAATACCCCGATTATAACTTTTACCGGGTAGCGGGGATGGCTATTGGCGGCAAAACTAAAGGAGAAGCGGAAAATGAAGAATCTCCAGTGGATGTCCGCAGTTTAATGCCTTAG
- the nuoE gene encoding NADH-quinone oxidoreductase subunit NuoE produces the protein MLSTEEIKAIDAERAHYPTAQAVGIEAMKIVQHHRGWVSDESLREIAEYLGLSVESLDGAATFYNLIFRRPVGKHVILICDSVSCWIMGYEQLREQLQTELKIGLGETTQDGRFTLLPSCCLGACERAPVMVVDQDLHGDLDSEKIGEILAGYE, from the coding sequence ATGCTCAGCACTGAGGAAATAAAAGCAATCGATGCCGAACGGGCCCACTATCCCACCGCTCAGGCCGTCGGGATCGAAGCCATGAAAATCGTGCAGCACCACCGAGGCTGGGTCTCCGATGAAAGCCTCCGGGAGATTGCCGAATATCTCGGCTTGAGCGTGGAATCCCTGGATGGAGCGGCCACATTCTACAATCTTATTTTTCGCCGGCCAGTAGGCAAGCATGTCATTTTAATCTGCGATAGTGTGAGCTGTTGGATCATGGGCTACGAGCAACTCCGGGAACAATTGCAAACAGAGCTTAAGATTGGGCTGGGGGAAACCACCCAGGATGGCCGTTTTACCCTGTTGCCCAGTTGCTGCTTGGGGGCCTGCGAGCGCGCCCCAGTGATGGTAGTGGATCAGGATCTCCATGGCGATCTGGACTCGGAGAAGATAGGTGAAATTCTGGCGGGCTATGAATGA
- a CDS encoding NADH-quinone oxidoreductase subunit A: protein MQFTEFWPFILYAGMVLVLVALIVGFSYILGQRPRERATDEPFESGVVTVGFARLRFPAKFYLVAVLFVIFDMEAAFIFAWAVAFRETGWIGYGGALAFITILGVALIYEWRVGALDWQPKGRKHKKHR, encoded by the coding sequence ATGCAATTTACTGAATTTTGGCCTTTTATTCTCTACGCGGGTATGGTCCTTGTATTAGTCGCGCTGATAGTGGGGTTCTCCTACATTTTAGGCCAGCGTCCTAGGGAAAGGGCGACGGATGAACCTTTCGAATCCGGCGTGGTGACGGTAGGTTTTGCCCGCCTGCGTTTTCCTGCTAAATTTTATTTAGTGGCTGTTTTATTCGTCATTTTCGATATGGAAGCGGCTTTTATTTTCGCCTGGGCAGTGGCATTCCGGGAAACAGGCTGGATAGGGTATGGGGGGGCGCTGGCTTTTATTACCATCCTGGGGGTAGCCCTCATCTATGAGTGGCGGGTGGGCGCCCTGGATTGGCAACCCAAGGGAAGAAAACATAAAAAACACAGGTAA
- the nuoH gene encoding NADH-quinone oxidoreductase subunit NuoH — MNATLTSLFNIFGILGTLLTLAALLIWIERRLLGFWQERYGPNRVGPFGILQVVADAIKLLTKEDWVPPFADKLVFILAPTVVVIATLLAFAVIPFTPYIGIIDLNIGLLFFLAMSSLSVYSVVLGGWASNNKYSLMGALRAAAQMLSYEVFMGLSLMGVVMLAGTFNLREIVAAQQDMWFCIPQFLGLVVFLIAGIAEAHRLPFDLPEAETELIAGFHTEYSGMKFGLFFVGEYLAILLISALIVTLFFGGWQGPWLPPLVWFFIKFSFFVLFFILLRAALPRPRYDQLMAYGWKLMLPLALLNLVITGAVVLALDGT, encoded by the coding sequence ATGAACGCTACCCTGACCTCGCTGTTTAATATTTTCGGGATCCTGGGAACATTGCTTACGCTAGCGGCCTTGCTGATTTGGATCGAACGCCGCTTGCTGGGATTCTGGCAGGAGCGCTACGGCCCCAACCGGGTGGGCCCTTTCGGCATCCTGCAAGTGGTAGCCGATGCCATCAAGCTTCTTACCAAAGAAGACTGGGTGCCGCCTTTCGCCGACAAACTGGTTTTTATCCTCGCGCCCACAGTGGTCGTCATTGCCACTTTGTTGGCCTTTGCGGTGATTCCCTTTACACCCTATATTGGCATTATCGATCTGAATATCGGGCTGCTGTTTTTCCTCGCCATGTCCTCCCTTTCCGTCTACAGCGTGGTATTAGGGGGTTGGGCCTCCAATAACAAGTATTCCTTAATGGGGGCTCTGCGGGCGGCGGCCCAGATGTTGAGCTATGAAGTTTTTATGGGTTTGTCTCTGATGGGGGTAGTCATGCTGGCCGGCACCTTTAATCTCCGTGAAATCGTAGCAGCTCAACAAGACATGTGGTTTTGCATTCCCCAGTTTCTTGGCTTAGTGGTATTTCTGATTGCCGGGATCGCGGAAGCTCATCGCCTGCCCTTTGATCTCCCCGAAGCCGAAACTGAATTGATAGCAGGCTTTCACACCGAGTACTCGGGAATGAAGTTCGGCCTATTTTTTGTCGGTGAGTACCTCGCTATTCTTTTGATTTCGGCTCTGATCGTGACGCTGTTCTTTGGTGGTTGGCAGGGTCCTTGGCTACCACCCCTAGTGTGGTTTTTTATCAAATTCTCTTTCTTTGTGCTTTTCTTTATTTTGCTGCGGGCCGCGCTCCCCCGGCCCCGCTACGATCAGCTCATGGCCTATGGCTGGAAGCTGATGTTGCCCCTAGCGCTGCTCAATCTAGTGATTACCGGGGCGGTGGTGCTTGCCCTTGACGGCACCTAA